One Punica granatum isolate Tunisia-2019 chromosome 3, ASM765513v2, whole genome shotgun sequence genomic window carries:
- the LOC116199443 gene encoding disease resistance-like protein DSC1 yields MKRLRLFITRNLYHCGEPICFPNRLKWLEWPKYTLNFLPFSSGGQKNLRALYLSKSSIRFLAEDFERFRNLKYIDFSYCGLLHKIPDVSTLKNLERLDLSECKSLVSVHQSLGFLDKLVHLNFSNCCKLRKFPRSLNSKLLQSLVLKENPDASLLLAFSKLIYLDLHGCRLTEVNFLKDLQRHSTLTILILSGNKLVSLPSDIRKFSALDQPDLSNCKQLQEIVDLPPNIKILQAAGCESLESFPSFSGALKSRRKASIRIDLSGGHKLNKCSDIANTPPLEELFGTTVISIIHPGSEVPNWFEYQSTERHVSFSVSPERCMDIVGVAFCAAAALDKQGDADVYCKIQLSFNKQYIGSGVESFPASKSAQLWLLFIPLSCLDPELVSYGCNQSEVLFEVSRSVLQSCGVHLVFHQGSEGRPYFICSYCKKVLEVEDGMTNGFGGRRWNESITPVISRIWKHKWFWREKME; encoded by the exons ATGAAAAGGCTTCGATTGTTTATAACCAGAAATTTATACCATTGTGGCGAGCCAATATGTTTCCCTAACAGATTAAAGTGGCTCGAGTGGCCTAAGTACACTTTGAATTTCTTGCCCTTCAGTTCTGGTGGACAGAAGAATCTTCGAGCGCTGTATTTGAGCAAAAGCAGCATCAGATTTTTGGCAGAGGATTTTGAG CGATTCCGAAATCTGAAATATATTGACTTCAGTTACTGTGGATTGCTGCACAAGATTCCTGATGTGTCCACTTTGAAAAATCTCGAGAGGCTGGATCTTTCAGAGTGCAAAAGCCTGGTCTCCGTTCATCAGTCTCTTGGGTTTCTTGATAAGCTCGTCCACTTGAATTTTTCTAACTGCTGTAAGCTCAGAAAATTTCCGAGAAGTCTAAACTCAAAGCTACTTCAGAGCCTCGTTCTCAAAG AGAACCCTGATGCCTCACTATTGTTGGCATTTTCGAAGCTGATTTACTTGGATCTCCATGGGTGCCGTTTAACAGAAGTTAACTTCTTGAAGGATCTGCAGCGCCATTCTACTTTGactatattaatattatcagGAAACAAACTTGTCAGCCTCCCCAGTGATATCAGAAAATTTTCTGCATTAGATCAGCCTGACCTGTCAAATTGCAAGCAACTTCAAGAAATTGTAGACCTCCCACcaaacataaaaattttgCAGGCAGCAGGCTGTGAATCTCTGGAGAGCTTTCCATCATTTTCTGGTGCATTAAAATCTCGTCGAAAAGCTTCGATTAGAATTGACCTTTCTGGCGGTCACAAGTTGAATAAGTGCTCAGATATAGCTAATACACCACCATTGGAG GAATTGTTTGGAACAACTGTAATCAGTATCATACATCCAGGAAGTGAAGTCCCGAATTGGTTTGAGTATCAAAGCACAGAAAGACATGTTAGTTTCTCGGTGTCCCCAGAACGCTGCATGGATATAGTTGGGGTGGCCTTCTGTGCTGCTGCGGCATTAGACAAGCAAGGTGACGCTGATGTTTATTGTAAGATCCAGCTTTCCTTCAACAAGCAATATATAGGCTCTGGTGTAGAAAGTTTCCCTGCTTCAAAGTCGGCCCAGCTGTGGCTGCTTTTCATTCCATTGAGCTGTCTTGACCCGGAGCTTGTATCATATGGATGCAATCAGTCGGAGGTATTATTTGAAGTATCTAGGAGTGTTTTACAAAGCTGTGGAGTGCATCTGGTATTCCATCAAGGAAGTGAAGGTCGGCCATACTTTATCTGTTCCTACTGCAAAAAGGTTTTGGAGGTAGAGGATGGAATGACAAATGGTTTTGGAGGGAGAAGATGGAATGAAAGCATCACTCCTGTAATTTCAAGAATCTGGAAGCACAAATGGTTTTGGAGGGAGAAGATGGAATGA
- the LOC116198814 gene encoding disease resistance-like protein DSC1, with translation MHDMIEEMGKEIVRQESPQEPGNKQDRRHLSRFGCTAICFTNELRWLEWPKYTSLSLPFCSGLKKLAGPCMARSSIWLLGQEFRLYRNLKFINFSYCTHLIQVPDVSSMQNLERVDAKGCQSLVDVHDSLSHLDKLIHLNFSNCSSLSNYPRSLKSELLQSLVLKGCSVLSKFPDVLVEVKGMKELSLEELPSMNCLLLSVILLD, from the exons ATGCATGACATGATTGAAGAAATGGGTAAGGAAATCGTTAGGCAGGAGTCTCCTCAAGAACCAG GCAACAAACAAGATCGAAGGCATTTATCTAGATTTGGTTGCACCGCCATATGTTTCACAAATGAACTAAGGTGGCTCGAGTGGCCCAAATACACTTCGCTCTCTCTCCCATTCTGTTCGGGTCTGAAGAAGCTTGCTGGACCATGCATGGCTAGAAGCAGCATCTGGCTTCTGGGACAGGAGTTTCGG CTCTACAGAAATCTCAAGTTCATCAACTTCAGCTACTGCACACACTTGATCCAAGTCCCAGATGTATCTTCAATGCAGAATCTTGAGCGAGTAGATGCCAAAGGATGTCAAAGTTTGGTGGATGTTCATGACTCCCTCAGTCATCTCGATAAGCTAATTCATTTGAATTTCTCTAACTGCTCTAGTCTTAGCAATTATCCAAGAAGCCTGAAATCAGAACTACTTCAGAGCCTTGTCCTTAAAGGCTGTTCAGTGCTTTCAAAGTTTCCTGATGTTCTGGTGGAAGTGAAGGGCATGAAGGAACTCTCTCTAGAAGAACTGCCATCCATGAACTGCCTGCTTCTTTCGGTGATCTTGTTGGACTGA
- the LOC116200198 gene encoding TMV resistance protein N-like, with protein sequence MKRRERERSAFSPELCRSAKPRAEPPPEQNAPVLDDVIPSEKEQPAVDCRLRYDVVLNTFIDESGLEGGDWIAPSLLEAIERSMITNVVLLSMRAGSAYAGKPPPEQSAPVLDDNVSSEEEQPAAESTSRRGAFDRIPFPRCMRHPKPPPEQRREREELAYLMSLALMKDGMSMSKMRAEPPPEQSAPVLDDDVAPSEKEQPAAAFDHIASETPPPTRTDRRFDVFLSFRGEDTRSSFTNHLNDALHRAGVRNTFIDESGLEGGDEIAPSLLEAIERSMITIVVLSPNYASSSWCLDELIKILECRESLGQTVLPVFYKVDPSDVRRQSGKYGEALAVHEHKSGREKVKRWTEALTKVASLSGYHLLANQRETDFIQTIVKRVMRELNRKPLHVPDNLIGMEHHNRVLYSLLDIESDDVRMLGICGMGGIGKTTITKAICNAISDRFEQNIFLAKVRECDLLQLQEKLLSQMMADVDLKLGNVDRGINLIKNSLCNRKTLIMIDDVNRLDQLETLAGGRDWFGHGSRVIITTRDEHLLVAHGVDEIYRVQPLVDHDARQLFSLTAFGTITPEAKYEQLSYKVVDYTKGLPLAIKVLGSFLRGRSLSEWRCALEKLKRVPNGEIFSVLKISFDSLDDYERAIFLDIACFFEGEHVDHVKEILQCCKLYPEIGLQVLAEKSLVTFEDNKVKMHGMIEDMGKEIVRQEAPQEPGERSRLWFHEDVLHVLTEDTGTNKIEGIKLDLVAPEEVNFSSGVFTNMKRLRLFIAHNAYHSGDSICFPRGLRWLEWPEYSSSSLPLNSGWKELVALYMPKSGINILGEEFRLFRNLRFINFNGCKLLTSIPDLSSMHSLEHLDLGECKSLQEVHQSLGHLPKVSHLNFLNCCSLREFPSSLKSKFLQSLILKGCSKLSKFPDILEEVGGVKELSLDETAIDELPPSLGNLIGLQELYLRNCKRLKNIPSSIYKLKQLERVVFCGCSELEKFPGYQEEGIDSSVISRVSAFPNLIFLDFQSCSLSEVNFLEDLHCQSTLIYLNLSGNKFTSLPAGMSKFTKLQQLSLTSCKDLQEIIELPKNITHLFAEGCESLCIFPSLSSILEFHPDVSP encoded by the exons atgaaaaggagagagagagagagatctgcCTTTTCTCCGGAGCTTTGTCGAAGTGCTAAGCCTCGCGCGGAACcacctccggagcaaaacgcTCCCGTCTTAGATGATGTTATCCCATCTGAGAAAGAACAGCCCGCGGTTGACTGCCGACTTAGATATGACGTCGTCCTCAACACCTTCATAGATGAGTCTGGCCTCGAGGGAGGTGATTGGATCGCGCCCTCACTACTGGAAGCCATAGAGAGATCGATGATCACAAATGTAGTCCTTTTGTCTATGAGGGCTGGTTCGGCGTATGCCGGGAAACCACCTCCGGAGCAAAGCGCTCCCGTCTTAGATGATAATGTCTCATCTGAGGAAGAGCAGCCCGCGGCCGAGTCAACCAGCAGGCGCGGAGCCTTTGATCGCATTCCCTTTCCACGTTGTATGCGTCACCCGAAACCACCTCCAGAGCAAAGACGGGAGAGAGAAGAGCTTGCGTACTTGATGTCATTGGCTCTGATGAAGGATGGTATGTCAATGTCTAAGATGCGGGCAGAACCACCTCCGGAGCAAAGCGCTCCCGTCTTAGATGATGATGTTGCCCCATCTGAGAAAGAACAGCCCGCGGCTGCCTTTGATCACATTGCCTCCGAGACTCCTCCCCCCACCAGAACCGACCGCCGATTTGACGTCTTCTTGAGCTTCAGAGGAGAGGACACCCGCAGCAGCTTCACCAACCACCTCAATGACGCCCTGCACCGAGCAGGAGTCCGCAACACCTTCATAGATGAGTCTGGCCTCGAGGGAGGTGATGAGATCGCGCCCTCACTACTGGAAGCCATAGAGAGATCGATGATCACAATTGTAGTCCTTTCGCCGAACTATGCATCCTCGAGCTGGTGCTTGGATGAGCTTATCAAGATCCTCGAGTGCAGGGAATCATTAGGACAGACAGTACTGCCGGTTTTTTACAAAGTGGACCCATCTGATGTCCGTAGGCAGTCAGGGAAGTATGGAGAGGCGTTGGCCGTTCACGAGCACAAGTCAGGGCGAGAGAAGGTGAAGCGTTGGACGGAAGCTCTCACCAAGGTTGCCTCCCTCTCGGGCTACCACTTGCTCGCCAATCA ACGCGAGACTGATTTCATTCAGACCATAGTCAAAAGGGTGATGCGGGAGCTAAATCGCAAGCCTCTTCATGTCCCTGACAacttgatcgggatggaacaTCATAATAGAGTTCTCTATTCCCTACTGGACATTGAGTCAGATGATGTTCGAATGCTAGGAATATGCGGAATGGGGGGAATAGGGAAGACTACTATTACAAAAGCCATTTGCAATGCTATTTCTGATCGTTTCGAACAAAACATCTTTCTAGCAAAGGTTCGTGAATGTGACCTGCTTCAACTTCAAGAGAAGCTTCTTTCCCAGATGATGGCAGATGTTGACTTGAAGCTCGGGAATGTTGATCGAGGTATCAACCTGATAAAGAATAGCCTTTGCAATAGAAAAACTCTCATCATGATTGACGACGTGAACCGCTTGGATCAATTGGAAACACTAGCAGGAGGACGTGATTGGTTTGGTCACGGGAGCAGGGTCATCATAACCACAAGAGACGAGCATTTGTTAGTCGCTCACGGAGTGGATGAAATATACAGAGTTCAACCATTGGTTGATCACGATGCTCGTCAGCTTTTCTCTTTAACTGCCTTTGGAACTATCACTCCAGAAGCAAAATATGAGCAGCTCTCATATAAGGTAGTAGATTACACGAAAGGACTCCCCTTAGCTATTAAAGTTTTGGGTTCCTTTCTCCGCGGTCGAAGCTTGTCTGAATGGAGATGTGCATTAGAAAAGTTGAAAAGAGTTCCCAATGGGGAAATCTTTAGCGTGCTAAAGATAAGTTTCGATAGCTTGGATGATTACGAGAGGGCCATTTTTCTTGATATCGCTTGTTTCTTTGAGGGAGAGCATGTTGACCACGTCAAAGAGATATTGCAGTGCTGCAAACTCTACCCCGAAATTGGGCTGCAAGTTCTTGCGGAGAAGTCTCTTGTAACTTTCGAAGATAATAAGGTGAAGATGCATGGCATGATAGAAGACATGGGTAAGGAAATTGTTAGACAAGAGGCGCCCCAAGAGCCGGGTGAGAGGAGCAGGCTTTGGTTCCATGAGGACGTCCTTCATGTACTAACCGAAGACACG GGAACTAACAAGATCGAAGGCATAAAGCTAGATTTGGTTGCACCTGAAGAGGTTAACTTCAGTTCCGGAGTGTTCACAAACATGAAAAGACTCAGACTTTTCATAGCCCATAATGCATATCATTCGGGTGATTCGATATGTTTCCCCCGTGGATTAAGGTGGCTCGAGTGGCCTGAATACAGTTCATCATCCCTGCCACTAAATTCCGGTTGGAAGGAGCTAGTGGCTCTGTACATGCCCAAAAGTGGCATCAACATTCTGGGAGAAGAATTCCGG CTTTTCCGGAATCTGAGGTTCATCAACTTCAATGGCTGTAAACTGTTAACCAGTATCCCAGACTTATCTTCGATGCATAGTCTTGAGCATTTGGATCTTGGAGAGTGCAAGAGTTTACAAGAGGTTCATCAGTCTCTGGGTCATCTCCCTAAGGTTTCCCATCTGAATTTTCTGAACTGCTGTAGTCTCCGGGAGTTCCCGAGCAGCCTCAAGTCAAAGTTCCTTCAAAGCCTGATTCTCAAAGGCTGTTCGAAACTTTCGAAATTTCCCGATATTCTGGAGGAGGTCGGGGGCGTAAAAGAACTTTCTCTGGACGAGACTGCGATTGATGAACTGCCTCCTTCTTTGGGGAATCTTATTGGTCTGCAGGAACTGTACCTAAGGAATTGCAAGAGACTCAAGAACATCCCCAGCAGCATTTATAAGTTGAAACAACTTGAACGTGTTGTTTTTTGTGGTTGCTCGGAACTAGAAAAGTTTCCCGGATATCAAGAGGAAGGTATTGATTCCTCAGTTATCTCCAGGGTGTCGGCATTTCcgaatttgattttcttggaTTTCCAAAGCTGCAGCTTATCAGAGGTTAATTTCCTGGAGGATCTGCATTGCCAGTCCACATTGATCTATTTAAACCTATCCGGAAACAAATTCACCAGCCTCCCTGCCGGCATGAGCAAATTCACTAAGTTACAACAGCTTAGCTTGACGAGTTGTAAGGACCTTCAAGAAATCATAGAGCTTCCAAAGAACATAACTCATTTATTTGCTGAAGGCTGTGAATCTCTATGCATTTTCCCGTCATTGTCCAGCATTTTAGAATTTCATCCTGATGTGTCCCCTTAG
- the LOC116201784 gene encoding 30S ribosomal protein S16-2, chloroplastic/mitochondrial, whose translation MVVRIRLSRFGCKNKPFYRVMAADSRSPRDGKHLEVLGYYNPLPGQDGGKRMGLNFDRVKYWLSVGAQPSDPVQRILFRAGFLPPPPMVAMGRKGGPRDTRPVDPLTGRVITPDKPVKPDEPAEENANAETAE comes from the exons ATGGTGGTGAGGATCCGATTGTCGAGATTTGGGTGCAAGAACAAGCCCTTCTACCGGGTCATGGCGGCTGATAGCAGGTCCCCAAGAGACGGCAAGCACCTCGAAGTCTTGGGTTACTACAATCCCTTGCCAG GTCAAGATGGTGGTAAACGTATGGGATTAAACTTCGACAGAGTGAA GTACTGGCTCTCAGTTGGGGCTCAGCCTTCAGACCCTGTGCAGCGGATTCTCTTCAGAGCAGGCTTTCTGCCTCCACCACCGATGGTGGCGATGGGCCGGAAAGGCGGGCCACGAGACACTCGGCCCGTTGACCCGTTGACTGGACGCGTCATAACTCCTGATAAGCCTGTCAAGCCAGACGAGCCTGCGGAGGAAAATGCAAACGCTGAGACTGCAGAGTGA
- the LOC116201093 gene encoding N6-adenosine-methyltransferase non-catalytic subunit MTB, with protein sequence MDSPGVGQSYGRKGGEDDLDRKSDRDRERDRDRERERGRDDTEWEESDRRKHRSSKSKKPSSSGDRHESRKRSSDEDDYDVRKESRSKHLKRKQEESSLEKLSTWYQDGELESRQDGAGEKSGSRGHARGGDDSDKRKSNPKVSDHEISQSRNRSKQDKHHEGEIERASDRDSKYSERRESSREKGHGSSENAKISKRRWDDGDTGSRGEESGYEKNDARGSKASDIKHENVREKSSSARNEFSESKSRGNDPITDKGIRSSRKDERRVDGERGKSRGISEAVVEDSKASPSTHAEKMGKEKHELQNEQRTPTTRDDCDSRDRSLHGDEDGSSWSRDKSSGRAHRSRTPDRGGRYTRDRADNERAHGRSGRKDVNRGEAVKTSSNFGISNDNYDVIEIQTKPLVYGRADQASNRRYEAGQQSDVKSVPSDEEWRNPREERTRSVVSGEDSKERYNDDDNQSSWRDDNDLHGGRGIGQKVATPVRAQSSSSMQSPYGNQETGSFNRGPVQGVKGNNRAGRIGRGRPTGRDTQQMALPLPIMGSPFGPLGMPPPGPLQPLNPSMSPAPPISPGVFLPPFTPPVVWPGARGIDVNMLGVPPSLSPVPPGPGGPRFPPNMAAPPNPAAYYNQSGPGRGAQSTLPGPGFNPVGPMGRGTSSEKASGNWVPPRSSGSTQKAPSRGEQNDYSQNFVDTGMRPQNFIRELELTNVVEDYPKLRELIQKKDEIVANAASPPMYYKCDLREFELSPEFFGTKFDVILVDPPWEEYVHRAPGVADHMEYWTFEEILNLKIEAIADTPSFIFLWVGDGVGLEQGRQCLKKWGFRRCEDICWVKTNKTNATPGLRHDSHTLFQHSKEHCLMGIKGTVRRSTDGHIIHANIDTDVIIAEEPPYGSTEKPEDMYRIIEHFALGRRRLELFGEDHNIRAGWLTVGKGLSSSNFNAEAYIRSFADKDGKVWQGGGGRNPPPDAPHLVLTTPEIEALRPKSPMKNQQQLQQQNQSASISLTTASSSSRRAAANSPHNHLPLPLNQEASSSNHPGPVVPWGLPTEGFKGPEGGGFHMEDRVFDMYGYGGGPNGEFLDFDPHRAMNML encoded by the exons ATGGATTCTCCCGGTGTTGGTCAGAGCTATGGGAGGAAAGGCGGGGAGGATGATCTCGATCGTAAGAGTGATAGGGATAGAGAGAGGGATAGGGatagggagagggagaggggtaGGGATGATACTGAATGGGAGGAGAGCGATAGGAGGAAGCACCGGTCGAGCAAGTCCAAGAAACCGAGCAGTTCCGGGGATAGACATGAGAGCCGGAAGAGGTCGAGCGATGAAGACGATTACGATGTGAGAAAGGAATCTCGCTCTAAGCACTTGAAGAGAAAGCAAGAGGAGAGTTCTCTAGAAAAGCTGAGTACTTGGTACCAGGATGGCGAGTTAGAAAGTCGGCAGGACGGTGCTGGGGAGAAGTCGGGGAGCAGAGGGCATGCTCGAGGAGGGGATGACAGTGATAAGAGGAAATCAAATCCCAAAGTATCAGACCATGAGATCTCACAGAGTCGCAATAGGAGCAAACAGGATAAGCACCACGAGGGAGAAATAGAAAGGGCATCTGACAGGGATTCAAAGTATtcggagaggagagagagcaGCCGAGAGAAGGGTCATGGATCTTCTGAGAATGCAAAGATTTCAAAGAGGAGGTGGGATGATGGGGATACTGGGAGCAGAGGGGAAGAGAGTGGTTATGAGAAAAATGATGCTAGAGGCAGCAAGGCATCTGATATTAAGCACGAGAATGTTAGAGAGAAGAGCTCATCTGCCAGGAATGAATTTAGTGAGAGTAAAAGCAGAGGCAATGATCCAATCACCGACAAGGGCATCAGGTCCAGCCGCAAGGATGAGAGGCGAGTCGATGGTGAGAGGGGTAAGAGTAGAGGCATTTCAGAGGCTGTAGTAGAAGATAGTAAAGCTAGCCCCTCTACTCATGCGGAGAAGATGGGCAAGGAGAAGCATGAACTACAGAATGAACAGAGAACTCCCACTACAAGAGATGATTGTGATAGTAGAGATAGGTCCTTGCATGGGGATGAAGATGGAAGTTCATGGTCGAGGGACAAGAGTAGTGGCAGAGCCCATCGATCTCGGACCCCTGATAGGGGTGGAAGATACACTCGTGATAGAGCTGACAATGAAAGGGCTCATGGAAGATCTGGTCGGAAAGATGTGAACAGGGGAGAAGCTGTCAAAACTTCTTCCAATTTCGGGATTTCAAATGATAATTATGATGTAATAGAGATTCAGACGAAGCCCCTTGTCTATGGGAGAGCCGATCAGGCGTCTAACAGGAGATACGAAGCTGGTCAGCAATCTGATGTGAAATCAGTCCCAAGTGATGAAGAGTGGAGGAATCCGAGGGAGGAGAGGACTAGGTCTGTTGTGTCTGGTGAAGACTCAAAAGAAAGATACAATGATGATGACAACCAAAGTTCGTGGAGGGACGATAATGACTTGCATGGTGGGAGAGGAATAGGGCAGAAGGTTGCAACTCCAGTTCGAGCTCAGAGTTCTAGCAGTATGCAGTCTCCATATGGCAATCAAGAAACTGGGTCTTTCAACAGAGGCCCTGTTCAAGGAGTAAAAGGGAATAATAGAGCCGGTAGAATTGGAAGGGGAAGGCCCACTGGTAGGGACACCCAACAGATGGCACTCCCACTTCCTATTATGGGCTCCCCTTTTGGGCCTCTTGGAATGCCGCCCCCAGGGCCCCTGCAACCGCTCAACCCGAGTATGTCCCCAGCTCCACCAATCTCTCCAGGTGTCTTTCTTCCACCATTTACTCCGCCAGTCGTTTGGCCTGGAGCTCGAGGCATCGATGTCAACATGTTAGGCGTTCCACCAAGCCTTTCCCCAGTTCCTCCCGGTCCAGGGGGCCCTAGATTTCCCCCCAATATGGCCGCACCACCCAATCCTGCAGCTTATTATAATCAATCAGGCCCTGGGAGAGGGGCACAGTCAACTTTACCAGGGCCCGGGTTTAATCCTGTGGGACCCATGGGACGAGGAACATCTTCCGAGAAAGCCTCTGGGAATTGGGTCCCACCGAGATCCAGTGGATCAACACAAAAAGCTCCTTCAAGAGGAGAGCAGAATGATTACTCTCAGAATTTTGTGGACACTGGTATGCGACCTCAGAATTTTATTAGGGAGCTAGAGCTTACTAATGTTGTGGAGGACTACCCAAAGCTTCGTGAGCTTATCCAGAAAAAGGACGAGATTGTGGCTAACGCTGCATCTCCTCCCATGTATTACAAGTGTGATCTGCGTGAATTTGAGCTTTCTCCTGAATTTTTTGGAACCAAGTTTGATGTCATTCTGGTGGATCCTCCATGGGAAGAGTACGTTCATCGTGCTCCTGGCGTTGCTGATCACATGGAATACTGGACATTTGAAGAAAtacttaatttgaaaattgag GCAATTGCAGATACTCCTTCTTTTATCTTCCTTTGGGTGGGCGATGGAGTGGGCTTGGAGCAGGGCCGTCAATGTTTGAAAAAG TGGGGATtcaggagatgtgaagatatttGCTGGGTGAAGACTAACAAAACGAATGCAACCCCAGGATTGCGCCATGATTCTCATACGTTGTTCCAGCACTCTAAG GAGCATTGCTTGATGGGAATAAAGGGAACAGTTCGTCGTAGCACCGATGGTCACATAATTCATGCCAACATCGACACTGACGTAATAATTGCTGAAGAGCCACCTTACG GTTCAACCGAGAAGCCCGAAGATATGTATCGGATAATTGAGCATTTTGCGCTTGGGCGGAGGAGGCTGGAGCTCTTCGGTGAAGACCATAACATTCGGGCAGGTTGGCTCACAGTGGGAAAAGGACTCTCCTCCTCGAACTTTAACGCTGAG GCATACATTAGGAGCTTCGCAGACAAGGATGGCAAAGTGTGGCAAGGAGGGGGAGGGCGTAACCCTCCACCCGATGCTCCTCACCTTGTTCTCACGACCCCCGAGATCGAAGCCCTGAGGCCCAAATCCCCTATGAAGAACCAGCAACAACTCCAGCAGCAGAACCAGTCAGCATCGATATCTCTCACGACTGCCTCCTCTTCCAGCAGAAGGGCCGCTGCGAATTCTCCGCACAACCATCTTCCGCTGCCTCTCAACCAAGAAGCCTCAAGCTCCAACCATCCTGGGCCTGTTGTTCCTTGGGGGCTGCCAACGGAGGGCTTTAAGGGACCCGAGGGTGGCGGTTTTCACATGGAGGACAGAGTTTTCGATATGTACGGGTACGGTGGAGGTCCAAACGGGGAGTTCCTCGATTTTGATCCACACAGAGCGATGAACATGTTGTAG
- the LOC116199444 gene encoding F-box/kelch-repeat protein At1g80440-like, with product MIYVARGFRLEQAFKSAMAYDIKTDKGIMLPDLAKERCDCEGAFQSSRFHVIGGRGTSYDDDDDDDGNYVESQEILDPVGWCWNPVQENGLPISIDVATNCAVGGNNTDGSSIYMCMVGKEVDGQLLIAREGSSAWQEVAKLPFNNFTAEVLVRWHDKMMMVGAE from the coding sequence ATGATATATGTGGCCAGGGGATTCAGACTTGAGCAGGCCTTCAAGTCTGCCATGGCTTATGACATAAAGACGGATAAGGGGATCATGCTGCCTGACTTGGCAAAGGAGCGCTGTGATTGCGAGGGAGCCTTTCAATCAAGCAGATTCCATGTCATTGGAGGGCGCGGGACCtcttatgatgatgatgatgatgatgatgggaaCTATGTCGAGAGCCAGGAGATACTTGATCCAGTTGGATGGTGTTGGAACCCCGTTCAAGAGAACGGTTTACCAATTAGCATCGACGTTGCAACTAATTGTGCAGTAGGCGGGAACAACACGGACGGATCATCCATATACATGTGCATGGTTGGCAAAGAAGTGGATGGGCAATTGCTTATTGCTCGAGAGGGCAGTTCTGCGTGGCAGGAAGTCGCGAAGCTACCGTTTAATAATTTCACAGCAGAGGTCCTGGTAAGGTGGCATGATAAGATGATGATGGTTGGGGCCGAGTGA
- the LOC116201094 gene encoding uncharacterized protein LOC116201094 — protein sequence MASKLHQLKSKATQASQFVAKHGTAYYKQLLEENKQYIQEPPTVEKCNLLAKQLFYTRLASIPHRREAFWKELDYIKQAWKNRQDLKVEDAGIAALFGLECFAWFCAGEIVGRGFTFTGYYV from the exons ATGGCTTCAAAGCTTCATCAATTGAAATCGAAGGCCACTCAGGCGTCCCAGTTTGTTGCCAAGCATGGAACTGCTTATTATAAACAGCTGTTGGAGGAGAACAAGCAGTATATTCAGGAGCCACCAACAGTCGAGAAATGTAACCTATTAGCAAAGCAATTGTTTTACACTCGCCTGGCTAG TATTCCCCATCGTCGCGAGGCATTCTGGAAGGAACTCGATTACATCAAGCAGGCATGGAAGAACAGGCAAGATCTGAAGGTTGAGGATGCTGGCATTGCTGCACTGTTCGGCTTAGAGTGCTTCGCATGGTTCTGTGCAGGCGAGATCGTTGGGAGGGGGTTCACTTTCACCGGTTACTACGTATGA